A window from Salvia miltiorrhiza cultivar Shanhuang (shh) chromosome 2, IMPLAD_Smil_shh, whole genome shotgun sequence encodes these proteins:
- the LOC131009214 gene encoding T-complex protein 1 subunit zeta 1 has product MSLKVLNPNAEVVNKSHALHMNINAAKGLQDVLKSNLGPKGTIKMLVGGAGDIKLTKDGNTLLKEMQIQSPTAIMIARTAVAQDETSGDGTTSTVIFIGELMKQSERYIDEGMHPRVLVDGFEIAKRATLQFLEKFKTPVVMGNEPDKEILKMVARTALRTKLYESLADQLTEIVVNSVLCIRKPEEPIDLFMVEIMHMRHKFDVDTRLIEGLVLDHGSRHPDMKRQAENCYILTCNVSLEYEKSEVNAGFFYSSAEQREAMVAAERRSVDERVQKIIDLKNKVCAENDSNFAVINQKGIDPPSLDLLARAGIIALRRAKRRNMERLVLACGGEAVNSVDDLTPDCLGWAGSVKEHVLGEEKYTFVENVKNPHSCTILIKGPNDHTIAQIKDAVRDGLRAVKNTIEDEAVVLGAGAFEVAARQYLVNEVKKTVKGRAQLGVEAFADALLVVPKILAENSGLDTQDVIIELTGEHDKGNVVGLNLHTGEPIDPQMEGIFDNYSVKRQLINSGPVIASQLLLVDEVIRAGRNMRKPS; this is encoded by the exons ATGTCGTTGAAGGTGTTGAATCCGAACGCTGAGGTGGTGAACAAGTCTCATGCGCTTCACATGAACATCAATGCCGCGAAAGGACTCCAGGATGTGCTCAAAAGTAATCTCGGACCTAAAGGAACTATTAAAAT GCTTGTTGGTGGAGCTGGCGATATTAAGCTCACTAAGGATGGAAACACTCTGCTGAAGGAGATG CAAATACAAAGTCCTACAGCCATAATGATTGCTCGGACTGCTGTTGCTCAAGATGAAACCAGTGGAGATGGTACTACTTCTACTGTCATCTTTATTGGTGAGCTCATGAAACAATCAGAGCGGTACATAGACGAAG GAATGCATCCACGTGTTCTAGTTGATGGATTTGAAATAGCTAAACGAGCAACACTCCAGTTTCTTGAAAAGTTCAAGACTCCTGTGGTGATGGGTAACGAACCTGATAAAGAGATACTGAAGATGGTGGCAAGAACAGCATTAAGGACGAAG TTGTACGAGTCATTGGCCGACCAACTAACTGAGATTGTTGTAAATTCT GTTCTCTGCATCCGCAAGCCTGAAGAGCCTATTGATCTTTTTATGGTTGAGATAATGCACATGCGCCACAAGTTTGATGTAGATACTCGTTTG ATTGAGGGTCTTGTTCTTGACCATGGCTCAAGGCATCCAGATATGAAACGTCAAGCAGAGAATTGTTACATTTTGACTTGTAATGTGTCACTAGAGTATGAGAAAAG TGAAGTGAATGCAGGATTCTTTTACTCAAGTGCAGAACAGAGAGAAGCAATGGTTGCGGCAGAAAGGCGATCTGTTGATGAAAGGGTCCAAAAGATTATTGATCTAAAGAACAAG GTGTGTGCTGAGAATGACAGCAATTTCGCTGTCATTAATCAGAAAGGAATTGATCCTCCATCATTGGATCTTCTTGCTCGAGCTGGA ATAATTGCTCTGCGAAGGGCGAAAAGGAGAAACATGGAGAGATTGGTTTTGGCTTGTGGAGGAGAGGCTGTCAATTCAGTTGATGACTTAACTCCTGACTGCCTTGGTTGGGCTGGCTCGGTCAAGGAACACGTGCTAGGAGAAGAGAAGTACACGTTTGTGGAAAATGTCAAAAATCCCCACTCCTGTACAATTCTCATTAAGG GACCAAATGATCATACAATTGCTCAGATTAAGGATGCTGTTCGTGATGGTCTGAGGGCAGTGAAAAATACTATTGAAGACGAAGCTGTTGTACTG GGTGCAGGTGCTTTCGAGGTGGCAGCCAGACAATACTTGGTTAACGAAGTCAAGAAAACCGTTAAAGGA CGTGCTCAACTTGGCGTGGAAGCATTTGCGGATGCACTTCTTGTGGTTCCGAAGATACTGGCTGAAAACTCTGGTCTCGACACTCAGGACGTGATAATTGAACTCACG GGAGAACACGATAAGGGTAATGTGGTCGGACTCAATCTTCACACGGGAGAACCTATCGACCCTCAAATGGAGGGCATCTTTGACAATTACTCTGTCAAGCGTCAGCTTATAAACTCAGG GCCTGTGATCGCGTCGCAGCTGCTGCTCGTGGATGAGGTGATTCGCGCTGGCCGTAACATGCGGAAACCAAGCTAG
- the LOC131009199 gene encoding G-type lectin S-receptor-like serine/threonine-protein kinase At2g19130, whose protein sequence is MVLRDHRRCTTIYLILLCFCVNALSSLAEDTISGNKTLSGNQTLVSAGESFELGFFKPGNSPRHYIGIWYKKVPKQTVVWVANREAPVSDPNSAKFQISAGNLVLLNELGAEIWSTALNSTSNAAAVLRDNGNLVLSDASGSSNPRSGEILWQSIDNPVHTWLPGGKIAYDKITGKKQLLTSWKNEEDPAMGLFSLELDPNGSQYLIKWKRSEEYWTSGAWNGHIFSLVPEMRLNYIYNFSFVNNTNETYFTYSLYNPAVISRFIMDVSGQIKQQSWVNDDWNLFWTQPREQCQVHDFCGGFGSCKNSLPFCSCLSGFRVRNESDWELNDYSGGCVRELSLQCESNGNGTGSNGRGDRFLPVSNVKLPVNAQPLMAGSGGECESSCLSNCSCTAYAYEEGGGCSVWGGELVNLQQLNEGDGSGKVIHIRLSASSQVFSASKNSKGSMIGVVLGCVGGALVVAAVVVGLIWRRRRRGGGTTKAVEGSLVAFAYKDLQNATKNFSDKLGGGGFGSVFKGTLPDSTAIAAKKLDSITQGEKQFRTEVSTIGTIQHVNLVRLRGFCSEGSKKLLVYDYMENGSLDSHLFHANKGKFLEWKTRYQIALGIARGLSYLHEKCRDCIIHCDIKPENILLDTEFCPKVADFGLAKLMGRDFSRVLTTMRGTRGYLAPEWISGVAITAKADVYSYGMMLFELVSGRRNSENSEDGTVKYFPSWAANATVNGGDVLGQLDPVLDRNADAEQVLKICKIACWCIQDDENIRPSMGQVVQILEGLMDVNVPPVPRSLQVFVESQEDIVFFTDSSSTEQSSQARSNASSASSNSKNNSTVSSKG, encoded by the coding sequence ATGGTTCTCAGAGACCACCGCCGCTGCACCACGATCTATCTCATCCTCCTCTGCTTCTGCGTCAACGCTCTCTCCTCCCTCGCCGAGGACACCATCTCCGGCAACAAAACCCTCTCCGGCAACCAAACACTCGTCTCCGCCGGCGAGAGCTTCGAGCTCGGATTCTTCAAACCAGGTAACTCTCCTCGGCACTACATAGGCATATGGTACAAAAAAGTCCCCAAACAAACCGTAGTTTGGGTGGCCAACAGAGAAGCCCCTGTCTCCGATCCCAATTCCGCCAAATTCCAGATTTCAGCCGGAAACCTAGTTCTGCTAAACGAATTGGGAGCCGAGATTTGGTCCACCGCCCTAAATTCAACCTCTAACGCCGCCGCGGTGCTCCGCGATAACGGGAATCTGGTTCTCAGCGATGCGTCCGGCTCGTCGAATCCGAGATCCGGAGAAATTTTGTGGCAGAGTATCGATAATCCGGTGCACACGTGGCTGCCTGGCGGGAAAATTGCCTATGATAAAATCACGGGAAAGAAGCAGCTCTTAACTTCGTGGAAAAACGAGGAGGATCCTGCAATGGGGCTGTTTTCGCTCGAGCTCGATCCGAATGGGAGTCAGTATCTcataaaatggaaaaggagTGAGGAGTATTGGACTAGTGGGGCTTGGAATGGCCATATTTTCAGCTTAGTTCCTGAAATGAGACTGAATTACATCTATAATTTTAGCTTTGTTAATAATACTAATGAGACCTACTTCACATATTCTCTGTATAATCCTGCTGTTATATCGCGTTTCATTATGGATGTGTCGGGGCAGATTAAGCAGCAGTCGTGGGTTAACGATGATTGGAACTTGTTCTGGACTCAGCCGAGGGAGCAATGCCAGGTTCATGATTTTTGTGGGGGGTTTGGTAGCTGCAAGAACTCGTTGCCATTCTGTAGTTGCTTGTCGGGGTTTAGGGTTAGGAACGAGAGCGATTGGGAGTTGAATGATTACTCAGGTGGTTGTGTGAGGGAGTTGAGCTTGCAGTGTGAGAGTAATGGTAATGGCACTGGTTCTAATGGGAGGGGAGATAGGTTTTTGCCTGTCTCGAATGTGAAATTACCCGTGAATGCTCAGCCGTTGATGGCTGGGAGTGGTGGAGAGTGTGAGTCGAGTTGCTTGAGCAATTGTTCTTGCACGGCTTATGCCTATGAAGAAGGGGGTGGTTGTTCTGTTTGGGGAGGGGAGTTGGTGAATCTGCAGCAGTTGAATGAAGGAGATGGGAGTGGTAAAGTGATCCACATTAGGCTGTCTGCCTCTTCACAAGTGTTTTCTGCTTCCAAGAATAGTAAGGGGTCCATGATTGGTGTGGTTTTGGGCTGTGTTGGTGGTGCGTTGGTCGTGGCTGCAGTCGTGGTGGGGTTGATATGGAGGAGGCGGAGACGAGGAGGCGGGACTACTAAAGCAGTGGAGGGTTCATTGGTTGCGTTTGCATACAAGGACTTGCAGAATGCAACCAAGAACTTCTCGGATAAGTTGGGAGGTGGTGGCTTTGGGTCTGTTTTCAAGGGCACTTTACCTGATTCAACAGCCATAGCTGCGAAGAAGCTCGACAGCATCACGCAAGGGGAGAAGCAGTTCAGGACAGAGGTGAGCACGATTGGGACGATTCAGCACGTGAATCTTGTGAGGCTCCGCGGCTTCTGCTCAGAGGGTAGCAAGAAGCTGCTGGTCTATGATTACATGGAGAATGGCTCCTTGGACTCGCATCTCTTCCACGCGAACAAGGGCAAGTTCTTGGAGTGGAAGACGAGGTACCAGATCGCCCTTGGGATCGCGAGGGGGCTGTCGTATCTGCACGAGAAATGCAGGGACTGCATCATCCACTGCGATATAAAGCCAGAGAACATTTTGCTGGACACCGAGTTCTGCCCCAAGGTGGCGGATTTCGGCCTGGCCAAGCTCATGGGGCGTGATTTCAGCCGCGTCCTCACCACCATGAGAGGTACGAGGGGCTACCTCGCGCCCGAGTGGATATCCGGAGTCGCCATAACAGCCAAAGCAGACGTCTACAGCTACGGAATGATGCTCTTTGAGTTGGTCTCTGGAAGGAGAAACTCCGAGAACTCCGAGGATGGGACTGTCAAATACTTCCCCTCGTGGGCAGCTAACGCGACTGTCAATGGAGGCGACGTGCTTGGCCAGTTGGATCCCGTTTTGGACAGAAACGCTGATGCGGAGCAGGTATTGAAGATCTGCAAGATCGCATGCTGGTGCATCCAAGATGATGAGAACATAAGGCCTTCAATGGGGCAGGTTGTTCAAATTCTTGAAGGCCTAATGGATGTGAACGTGCCTCCGGTGCCTCGTTCGCTCCAGGTCTTCGTCGAGAGCCAGGAGGACATAGTGTTCTTCACCGACTCCTCCTCCACGGAGCAGAGCTCGCAGGCGAGGAGCAACGCCTCGAGTGCTTCCTCGAACTCCAAGAACAACAGCACGGTATCATCAAAGGGTTAG
- the LOC131009317 gene encoding uncharacterized protein LOC131009317: MMKKSFFSCFHPLETQTNQINKRKSSKRPLSHVLEILLLKTSLKIKISDRNVRQLLLQPKSATQRRRGRGVEEAKVSIRSPGSRPSLKNTRSSTVAPSSDHGGSRREFRPVTKSCSCKANPGLYLFVATLFFTVVWGRVRAVVFALMLLYLTPVWARFLR; the protein is encoded by the exons CCCTTTGGAAACCCAaacaaatcaaataaacaaaagaaaaagctCAAAAAGGCCACTCTCTCATGTTCTTGAAATCCTCCTACTCAAGACCTCACTG AAAATAAAGATCTCCGATCGAAACGTCCGCCAGCTGCTCCTCCAACCGAAGAGTGCGACGCAAcggagaagaggaagaggagtcGAGGAGGCTAAGGTTTCGATCAGAAGCCCCGGCTCTCGTCCCTCCTTGAAAAACACGAGATCATCCACGGTGGCTCCGTCGTCTGATCACGGAGGAAGCCGCCGTGAATTTCGCCCCGTGACAAAGTCGTGTTCTTGCAAAGCCAATCCTGGTTTGTATCTGTTTGTTGCCACTCTCTTTTTCACCGTTGTTTGGGGCAGAGTTAGAGCGGTTGTGTTTGCATTGATGCTTCTTTACTTGACACCCGTGTGGGCCCGCTTTCTCCGGTGA
- the LOC131009301 gene encoding uncharacterized protein LOC131009301, producing the protein MIFCFLNNLVAKFGPTIQINASHRGGGNLVISAMKEGRFDCKLNLSYFFLPSFFASSLSFLSHIYLLHIYISLLFQLQNLLSFSSSSDSDFDLSFLRQRVFRFDFGHFCFRIGDFRFISSKKKNSKKIGMKKACELCKQAARICCESDQASLCWDCDAKVHSANFLVARHSRNLLCRVCQSPTSWSAAGSKLEPTYSACRKCARKTVCDGEDEEEEKAVEEEEEMAENHVVPWSPPPDSSLSGGEAVVHGGEAAVVRKRGRSDRPIIDDLNICTPSSEAAASVADSVSRGESTPQRKFRRTDGGEAEARVPKSPIVAAVKRFRREEAVPCEEMPRAVDLNLTLTLGLFSR; encoded by the exons ATGATATTTTGCTTTCTTAATAATTTGGTGGCCAAATTTGGTCCGACTATCCAAATCAATGCCTCCCATCGTGGGGGTGGCAATTTGGTAATTTCAGCTATGAAGGAGGGTCGTTTTGACTGCAAGTTGAATTTAAGTTATTtctttcttccttctttttttgcTTCTTCTCTTTCCTTCCTTTCCCATATCTATCTCCTTCACATTTAcatttctctcttatttcaacTGCAAAATCTCTTAtccttttcttcatcttctgATTCCGATTTCGATCTCAGTTTTCTGCGTCAGAGAGTTTTTCGTTTCGATTTTGGTCACTTCTGTTTCCGCATCGGAGATTTTCGATttatttcttcaaaaaaaaaaaatagtaaaaaaataggAATGAAGAAAGCGTGTGAGCTGTGTAAGCAAGCGGCGCGGATATGCTGTGAGTCGGACCAGGCGAGCTTATGCTGGGACTGCGACGCGAAGGTGCACTCAGCCAACTTTTTGGTGGCGCGGCATTCGAGAAATCTGCTCTGCCGCGTCTGCCAGTCGCCGACGTCGTGGTCCGCCGCCGGCTCCAAGCTGGAGCCGACCTACTCCGCCTGCCGGAAATGCGCGAGGAAAACTGTCTGCGACggagaagacgaagaagaagagaaggcggtggaggaggaggaggagatggCCGAGAATCACGTCGTGCCGTGGTCGCCGCCGCCGGATAGCTCTCTGAGCGGCGGAGAGGCTGTGGTTCACGGCGGAGAAGCGGCGGTTGTGAGGAAACGCGGCAGGAGCGATCGTCCTATTATT GACGATCTGAATATCTGCACGCCGTCGTCGGAGGCGGCAGCGAGCGTCGCCGATTCCGTATCCAGAGGAGAGTCGACGCCGCAGCGGAAGTTTCGGAGAACGGACGGCGGCGAAGCCGAAGCTAGAGTGCCGAAATCTCCGATCGTCGCGGCGGTGAAGAGATTCCGGCGGGAAGAAGCGGTTCCCTGCGAGGAAATGCCGAGAGCCGTTGATCTGAATCTGACGCTGACGCTGGGGCTCTTCAGCCGTTGA
- the LOC131009988 gene encoding uncharacterized protein LOC131009988: MTIQSLIKRMCDLDRRVDDEDGSLYLRAVLVCVAHTLVLGLDARVQPWLWVLVDDLAAFDRFPWGAYSYKMLCHYTTDVGTGEKYHFYGPSWALYVWALERVPGFGHMVAASSGDPTAHPRCLRWTFRGKPKLHGLRDLFEGQGGVMPLEPDADDLSSHYFISALTPGELSVSFRPPDNPLARGVQFPQGTGARVVEERGDEEDVPRQPRTTRSHSVRGPVRDARQHEPARHSVDPGKRPVRDARPHEPARHSVDPGKRPAPHTSSSSSGSRTVSSPSEGEVDRKWVKKTIRQEIKKAFGKFVEKLKSKGKKDRCKKSKHFRVPDSPDDDDQRRSPDDYQPRSPPQRRSPPPSASGPDASGPSVSRSCDDDPRGEESRHPETQDYNEQWRAMNQSVQGDYTPAEQTFDWSTQVYPHWSSPFLKPQYRTETPIFFAEPLTSIAPHEWGQSSSAGQAQTEEPEPQAEQPQVLLLQHLEQPPAEQPPAEPPRRSQRVRRPSNYQRSPWVNSQMPRPVTQVCSDHYEKWMARCREGRGREIYVKASGGLREYDDFARVDNVSQEFTTGDIDLYFLSLRNRLRASADLLDDVDMNNIIILDTDWFIYLQGEWDALLEKWARSEFTPEEYHILTHGAVADGWQPRIDWLCQIRGKAVKGHELPPGHIGWMDATQVLMPVIIGHHFVLCRIRLGELVCEVYDPVFHKLSPRQQDGRVGELLPLLRLLPIVLQLARWLDDTSIDSTVAKEKYPLMTAVFAPAEVQFHQQDSVSCGPFVCMYAERLISGSPSIEWGNHNVAAYRAKIARSIFSLCETMTHRITRLGFA, translated from the exons ATGACCATACAGTCGCTCATCAAACGCATGTGCGATTTGGATCGTCGAGTGGATGATGAGGATGGGAGCCTGTACCTTCGTGCTGTCCTCGTGTGTGTGGCTCACACCCTTGTTCTTGGGTTGGATGCGCGGGTACAGCCGTGGCTTTGGGTTTTGGTGGATGATCTGGCTGCGtttgatagattcccctggGGCGCGTATTCGTATAAGATGTTATGCCATTATACGACAGATGTAGGAACCGGCGAGAAatatcacttctacggtccttcgtgggctttatatgTCTGGGCATTGGAGCGCGTCCCGGGCTTCGGACACATGGTCGCAGCATCTAGCGGTGATCCGACAGCGCACCCTCGGTGTTTGAGATGGACTTTCAGGGGTAAGCCGAAGCTTCACGGTCTGCGCGATCTATTCGAGGGACAG GGTGGTGTCATGCCCCTGGAGCCCGATGCTGACGATCTGTCGAGTCACTACTTCATATCAGCGCTGACACCGGGCGAACTCTCGGTGAGCTTCAGGCCCCCCGACAACCCATTAGCTCGGGGTGTCCAATTTCCACAGGGCACCGGAGCCCGTGTTGTGGAGGAGCGCGGGGACGAGGAGGATGTACCTAGACAGCCTCGTACGACTCGCAGTCACAGTGTCCGGggccctgtgagggatgctcgacagcacgagccggctcgtcattcagtagatccgggcaagcgccctgtgagggatgctcgaccccacgagccggctcgtcattcagtAGATCCGGGCAAGCGCCCAGCGCCGCATACTTCTTCATCGTCGAGCGGATCTCGGACTGTATCCAGTCCCAGCGAGGGTGAGGTGGATCGTAAGTGGGTGAAGAAGACGATCCGTCAGGAGATTAAGAAGGCCTTCGGCAAATTCGTGGAGAAATTGAAGAGCAAGGGTAAAAAGGATAGGTGCAAGAAGAGCAAACATTTCCGAGTGCCCGACTCCCCTGATGATGATGACCAGCGACGGTCCCCTGATGATTACCAGCCACGGTCTCCTCCACAGCGACGGTCTCCTCCACCCAGTGCTTCAGGGCCCGACGCTTCAGGGCCAAGCGTTTCACGTTCCTGCGACGACGACCCCCGCGGTGAGGAATCACGCCATCCAGAGACCCAGGATTACAATGAGCAGTGGCGGGCCATGAATCAGTCTGTTCAGGGCGACTACACACCGGCGGAGCAGACTTTTGACTGGTCGACCCAGGTCTACCCTCATTGGTCTTCCCCATTCCTGAAGCCGCAATATAGAACAGAGACCCCGATATTCTTTGCTGAACCgctcacttctattgcaccacaTGAGTGGGGACAGTCCAGTTCGGCAGGACAGGCTCAGACGGAGGAGCCTGAGCCACAGGCAGAGCAGCCACAGGTACTGCTGCTGCAGCACCTAGAGCAGCCGCCGGCAGAGCAGCCGCCAGCAGAGCCCCCGCGTCGCAGTCAGAGGGTGAGGCGTCCGTCTAACTATCAGCGATCGccttgggttaatagccaaatgCCACGTCCAGTGACACAAGTCTGCAGTGACCATTATGAGAAGTGGATGGCTAGGTGTCGAGAGGGTAGGGGTCGTGAGATTTATGTCAAGGCAAGTGGTGGTTTGCGGGAGTACGACGACTTCGCGCGGGTGGATAATGTCAGCCAGGAATTCACAACTGGG GATATTGACTTGTATTTCTTAAGCTTGAGAAATAGACTTCGAGCTTCAGCAGATTTACTGGATGACGTAGATATGAATAACATAATCATATTAGACACGGATTGGTTT ATATACCTCCAGGGCGAGTGGGACGCTCTATTGGAGAAGTGGGCAAGAAGTGAGTTTACTCCAGAGGAGTATCATATATTGACGCATGGAGCAGTAGCTGATGGTTGGCAGCCCCGGATAGACTGGCTCTGCCAAATACGTGGAAAAGCCGTTAAGGGCCATGAACTTCCTCCTGGTCATATAGGATGGATGGATGCCACACAG GTTCTCATGCCAGTCATAATTGGCCACCATTTTGTCCTATGTCGGATCCGGTTAGGAGAATTGGTTTGCGAGGTCTATGACCCAGTATTCCACAAGCTATCACCTCGACAGCAGGATGGTCGAGTTGGTGAACTACTGCCTTTACTGAGATTGTTGCCAATTGTCCTTCAGTTGGCGAGGTGGCTAGACGACACATCCATTGATTCGACAGTGGCAAAGGAGAAGTACCCACTTATGACGGCGGTGTTTGCTCCAGCGGAGGTTCAGTTTCACCAGCAGGACTCTGTCAGCTGCGGGCCTTTCGTCTGCATGTATGCAGAACGACTGATATCTGGCTCTCCATCCATTGAGTGGGGTAACCACAACGTGGCGGCATACAGGGCCAAGATTGCTAGATCTATATTTTCGTTGTGTGAAACTATGACACATCGTATCACTAGACTTGGTTTTGCATAG
- the LOC131009291 gene encoding universal stress protein PHOS34-like, which translates to MASPPATAAKPADPPKIHIQPVQVNTSSPRFPPPPVTPNSIYAASSPSLRRIAIAVDLSDESAFAVKWAAENYIRPGDTVILLHVRSTSVLYGADWGSSTPTTAGAGGGSSNPFTKSPPAPGAAASPRQMEEEYDQLTAKKASNLAQPLVEAHVPVKIHIVKDHDMKERLCLEVERLALSAVIMGSRGIGATARGRSKGKLGSVSDYCVQHCACPVVVVRYKQDDDDAAPGEKERERERGERDDEFHDANDQLTK; encoded by the coding sequence ATGGCTTCGCCGCCGGCCACCGCCGCCAAACCCGCCGATCCGCCCAAAATCCACATCCAGCCCGTCCAGGTGAACACCTCCTCGCCGCGATTCCCCCCTCCGCCCGTCACCCCGAACTCCATCTACGCCGCCTCCTCCCCCTCCCTCCGCCGCATCGCGATCGCGGTGGACCTCAGCGACGAGAGCGCCTTCGCGGTGAAGTGGGCGGCGGAGAACTACATCCGCCCCGGGGACACCGTGATCCTCCTCCACGTGCGCTCCACCTCCGTCCTCTACGGCGCCGACTGGGGCTCCTCCACCCCCACCACCGCCGGCGCGGGCGGCGGATCCAGCAATCCGTTCACGAAATCGCCCCCCGCGCCGGGCGCGGCGGCGTCTCCGCGGCAGATGGAGGAGGAGTACGACCAGCTGACGGCGAAGAAGGCGAGCAACCTGGCGCAGCCGCTCGTGGAGGCGCACGTGCCGGTGAAGATCCACATCGTGAAGGACCACGACATGAAGGAGCGGCTGTGCCTGGAGGTGGAGCGGCTGGCGCTCAGCGCCGTCATCATGGGCAGCCGCGGCATCGGCGCCACGGCGAGGGGCAGGAGCAAGGGCAAGCTCGGCAGCGTCAGCGACTACTGCGTGCAGCACTGCGCCTGCCCCGTCGTCGTCGTCAGGTATAAGCAGGACGACGACGACGCGGCGCCgggagagaaggagagagagagggagagaggagagagagacgaCGAGTTCCACGACGCCAATGATCAACTCACCAAGTGA
- the LOC131009986 gene encoding uncharacterized protein LOC131009986 — MLLKTITVEECMFLRSISLNLPAGDSPAQQSVEPSVTWGNDQSTGWPSWDEPNPYQYDRLIIDRCWGPADDQYTYEPQFVEDAGNVDEDYVPSSEAETDTSASEDLSETENVRRAGIEYAGWQNLQIDEDDDEQGKEFSVSKSDSRRVYFKCKHSDTCPFKLHASSQDGVIWGVYKFTNEHSCDGELGRVARIKAPAKVVAAYLAQKIHDDCEILKPKAIQLELRREFGVQIKYDVALRARNRATEMVYGRHDQSFEMLPKYLYMLRQSNPVTKDGNESLFPLAYGVGPKENDESWSYFMSRIRRVYGQADPLLIVSDQHISIANAIRNELPNATHGLCYYHLQNNLKHYGKAVVEVY; from the exons atgttgtTGAAGACGATTACAGTGGAGGAGTGTATGTTCCTTCGttcgatctccctcaatcttccgg CCGGAGATTCACCGGCGCAACAAAGTGTTGAACCGTCGGTCACTTGGGGTAATGATCAGTCAACGGGTTGGCCTTCATGGGATGAGCCAAATCCGTACCAGTACGATCGCCTAATAATTGATCGTTGTTGGGGTCCAGCTGATGATCAATATACGTACGAGCCTCAGTTTGTGGAGGATGCTGGTAATGTAGATGAAGATTATGTTCCATCGTCTGAAGCCGAGACTGATACAAGCGCCTCTGAAGACTTGTCGGAGACAGAGAACGTGAGAAGGGCGGGGATTGAATATGCAGGTTGGCAGAATTTGCAGATCGACGAGGATGATGACGAACAG gGCAAGGAATTTTCTGTCAGCAAATCAGACAGCAGACGAGTCTACTTCAAATGCAAGCATTCAGATACGTGCCCCTTCAAGCTCCATGCATCGTCACAAGATGGAGTCATTTGGGGAGTGTATAAGTTCACCAATGAGCACTCATGCGACGGTGAGCTAGGGCGCGTAGCGCGAATAAAGGCCCCCGCAAAAGTCGTCGCAGCATATTTAGCACAGAAGATACACGACGATTGCGAGATCTTGAAGCCGAAGGCCATCCAGCTGGAGCTGCGACGTGAGTTTGGCGTACAGATCAAGTACGATGTTGCATTGCGAGCCCGTAATCGAGCCACTGAGATGGTTTATGGTCGACATGATCAGTCCTTCGAGATGCTGCCCAAGTACTTATACATGTTGAGACAATCCAATCCCG tGACGAAGGACGGCAACGAGAGTTTGTTCCCACTCGCGTATGGTGTTGGCCCGAAAGAAAACGATGAATCGTGGAGTTATTTCATGTCACGCATTCGACGTGTTTATGGCCAAGCCGATCCACTTTTGATTGTCTCTGATCAGCATATCTCCATTGCCAATGCTATCAGGAATGAGTTACCAAATGCAACCCACGGCCTATGCTACTACCATTTGCAAAATAACCTGAAGCATTACGGTAAGGCAGTGGTCGAGGTGTATTGA
- the LOC131009987 gene encoding uncharacterized protein LOC131009987, producing the protein MNALKVMKRAAYDKLMGIGPEKWARSMCPMPVRRYSFMTSNAAEAFNSRLLWARRLPICSMLEAIRIVIEKWFSERLRAAQQIEQGLTVEAGKRVAIEVQKSRRYTAQRLSGMKYKVQTADRSFKVDLEKKKCECRVFQLDQLPCSHSIAAISEAGDTIAEYVDSYYTNDFLIDTYSREVNNLPPRRQWLVPEHIAEQVVLPLIVKGQAGRPKEGRHRGGGEGTSTQADESSSIRRRKPKKCSICHEEGHSKRTCAGRATEPRE; encoded by the exons atgaacgccctgaagGTTATGAAGAGAGCCGCGTACGATAAACTAATGGGGATTGGGCCGGAGAAGTGGGCTCGTTCGATGTGTCCTATGCCTGTGCGACGCTACAGTTTTATGACATCAAATGCTGCTGAAGCTTTTAATTCCAGATTGTTGTGGGCAAGAAGACTTCCTATATGCTCGATGTTAGAGGCAATCAGAATTGTTATTGAGAAATGGTTCAGCGAGCGACTAAGGGCTGCACAACAAATCGAGCAAGGCTTGACTGTTGAGGCTGGTAAAAGGGTAGCTATTGAAGTCCAAAAAAGTCGTCGATACACTGCACAAAGGTTGAGTGGCATGAAGTATAAGGTGCAAACTGCTGACAGAAGCTTCAAGGTGGATCtagagaagaaaaaatgcgaATGTCGAGTATTTCAGCTAGACCAACTGCCCTGTTCTCATTCAATCGCTGCAATAAG tGAAGCCGGTGATACGATCGCGGAGTATGTAGACTCGTACTACACGAATGACTTTCTTATCGATACTTACTCTCGCGAAGTTAATAATCTCCCGCCGAGACGCCAGTGGTTGGTTCCCGAGCACATCGCTGAGCAGGTTGTATTACCTCTGATTGTAAAAGGTCAAGCGGGGCGCCCAAAAGAAGGTAGACATCGAGGTGGTGGTGAAGGCACCAGCACACAAGCCGATGAGTCTTCTAGTATCAGGCGTCGTAAACCAAAGAAGTGCAGCATCTGCCATGAAGAAGGACACAGCAAGAGAACGTGCGCTGGCAGAGCGACTGAGCCCAGGGAGTAG